The Chiloscyllium plagiosum isolate BGI_BamShark_2017 unplaced genomic scaffold, ASM401019v2 scaf_121, whole genome shotgun sequence genome includes a region encoding these proteins:
- the ndufs2 gene encoding NADH dehydrogenase [ubiquinone] iron-sulfur protein 2, mitochondrial, which yields RLSCLCHRGARQWQPDPEWLKQYEGAVMYPTEITAKWKPPPWNDKDPPRDRKVTNFVINFGPQHPAAHGVLVSPTNGNIFPTSTLSRPFSILDYGGGHLPCTCIGVSIASLSNNLDILLPVFLAPLSFASDQALPYFDRLDYVSMMCNEQCYSLAVEKLLNIRPPIRAQWIRVLFGELTRVLNHIMAVTTHALDIGAMTPFFWMFEEREKMFEFYERVSGARMHAAYVRPGGVHQDLPLGLMDDIYEFIKNFSIRIDEVEEVSVTEGVPRAGRLWESLGFRHWDVAGLNGNCSKCQRHTNGELGFARGSGSEGKGSGRFILCPEFSVTVRYLCRVEEMRQSLRIILQCLNKMPEGEIKVDDAKVSPPKRSEMKTSMESLIHHFKLYTEGYQVPPGATYTAIEAPKGEFGVYLVSDGSSRPYRCKIKAPGFAHLAGLDRMADGHMLADVVAIIGTQDIVFGEVDR from the exons AGGCTGTCATGTCTTTGCCACAGGGGCGCAAGGCAGTGGCAGCCTGATCCCGAATGGCTGAAGCAGTACGAGGGTGCAGTGATGTACCCGACAGAAATTACTGCCAAGTGGAAACCACCCCCCTGGAACG ACAAGGATCCCCCCCGAGACCGGAAGGTGACCAACTTTGTCATCAACTTCGGCCCCCAGCACCCGGCAGCCCACGGG gtcctagtctctcctaccaatggaaacatctttccaacgtccactctgtccaggccattcagtattctggatTACGGAGGTGGTCATTTGCCATGCACCTGCATTGGTGTGAGCATTGCTTCATTATCAAATAACCTTGACATTCTCTTGCCTGTCTTCCTCGCTCCACTCTCTTTCGCCTCCGACCAGGCCCTTCCCTACTTTGATCGTCTGGATTACGTCTCCATGATGTGCAACGAGCAGTGCTATTCCCTGGCTGTGGAGAAGCTGCTGAACATCCGGCCGCCAATCCGTGCCCAATGGATCCGAG TCCTTTTCGGTGAGCTCACCCGAGTTTTAAATCACATCATGGCCGTCACCACCCACGCGCTGGATATTGGTGCCATGACCCCCTTCTTCTGGATGTTCGAGGAGCGGGAGAAG ATGTTTGAGTTTTACGAGAGAGTTTCCGGAGCTCGGATGCACGCTGCCTATGTCAGACCCGGTGGGGTTCACCAG GACCTACCTCTGGGTTTAATGGACGACATCTACGAGTTCATCAAGAATTTCTCCATCCGTATCGATGAGGTTGAGGAGGTGAGTGTCACTGAAGGCGTCCCCAGAGCGGGGAGGCTGTGGGAGTCACTCGGGTTCAGGCACTGGGATGTGGCTGGTTTGAACGGAAACTGTTCCAAATGTCAGCGACACACTAACGGGGAGCTGGGATTTGCAAGGGGGAGTGGCTCGGAGggt AAGGGCAGCGGGAGGTTTATTTTGTGCCCTGAGTTCTCTGTCACTGTCAGGTACCTGTGCCGAGTGGAAGAGATGAGACAGAGCCTGCGGATCATCCTGCAGTGTTTGAACAAGATGCCCGAGGGTGAGATCAAGGTGGATGACGCGAAGGTTTCCCCACCAAAACGGAGTGAAATGAAG ACCTCGATGGAGTCTCTAATTCACCACTTCAAGTTGTACACCGAGGGATACCAGGTGCCTCCCGGAGCGACGTACACCGCCATTGAGGCTCCCAAG GGGGAGTTTGGAGTTTACTTGGTTTCAGATGGAAGCAGTCGCCCATATCGATGCAAGATTAAAGCACCAGGCTTCGCTCATTTG